The following are encoded together in the Streptomyces sp. NBC_00358 genome:
- the nagA gene encoding N-acetylglucosamine-6-phosphate deacetylase, translating into MAPSKVLAGARVVLPTGIVHDGRVIIDGARIADGGAPSTKPDGVAGGAPADASVTDLSGHWVVPGFVDIHNHGGGGASFTSGTVEDVLRGIHTHRLHGTTTLVASTVTGDMHGLAERAGMLSELAEQGDLAGIHFEGPFISPCRKGAHSEELLRDPDPADVRKLIDAARGRASMVTLAPELPGGLDSVRLLAEHGVIAAIGHTDATYEQTKAAIDAGATVATHLFNAMPALGHRAPGPIAALLEDERITVELINDGTHLHPASLELAFHHAGPGRVAFITDAMDAAGFGDGRYMLGPLEVEVSDGVARLVEGGSIAGSTLTLDRAFQRAVTVDRLPVEDVVAALSANPARLLGRYDRVGSLEPGKDADLVVLDADFALKGVMRGGEWVVEPQLG; encoded by the coding sequence ATGGCCCCTAGCAAGGTTCTCGCCGGCGCCCGGGTGGTACTGCCCACCGGGATCGTGCACGACGGCCGCGTGATCATCGACGGCGCGCGGATCGCCGACGGGGGTGCCCCCTCGACGAAACCTGACGGAGTCGCCGGGGGAGCCCCCGCGGACGCGTCCGTGACCGACCTGTCCGGCCACTGGGTGGTGCCCGGCTTCGTCGACATCCACAACCACGGCGGCGGCGGCGCCTCCTTCACCTCGGGAACGGTCGAGGACGTCCTGCGGGGCATCCACACCCACCGGCTGCACGGCACCACGACCCTCGTCGCCTCGACCGTCACCGGCGACATGCACGGCCTCGCCGAGCGCGCCGGGATGCTCTCCGAACTGGCCGAACAGGGCGACCTCGCGGGCATCCACTTCGAGGGCCCGTTCATCTCGCCGTGCCGCAAGGGCGCGCACTCCGAGGAACTGCTGCGCGACCCGGACCCGGCCGATGTCCGCAAGCTGATCGACGCGGCGCGCGGCCGGGCCAGCATGGTCACGCTCGCCCCCGAACTGCCGGGCGGACTCGACTCCGTACGGCTGCTCGCCGAACACGGGGTGATCGCGGCGATCGGGCACACCGACGCGACGTACGAGCAGACGAAGGCGGCCATCGACGCGGGCGCGACCGTGGCGACGCACCTGTTCAACGCGATGCCGGCGCTCGGGCACCGCGCGCCGGGCCCCATCGCCGCCCTCCTGGAGGACGAGCGGATCACCGTCGAGCTGATCAACGACGGCACCCATCTGCACCCCGCCTCGCTGGAGCTGGCGTTCCACCACGCGGGCCCCGGCCGGGTCGCGTTCATCACCGACGCGATGGACGCGGCGGGCTTCGGCGACGGCCGCTACATGCTCGGCCCGCTGGAGGTCGAGGTCTCGGACGGCGTCGCCCGCCTGGTGGAGGGCGGCTCGATCGCGGGCTCCACCCTCACCCTCGACCGCGCCTTCCAGCGCGCCGTCACGGTCGACAGACTGCCGGTCGAGGACGTGGTGGCGGCCCTCTCCGCCAACCCGGCCCGCCTGCTGGGCAGATACGACCGGGTGGGCTCCCTGGAGCCGGGCAAGGACGCGGACCTCGTCGTTCTCGACGCCGACTTCGCGCTCAAGGGCGTGATGCGCGGCGGGGAATGGGTGGTAGAACCCCAACTGGGGTGA
- the cdgB gene encoding diguanylate cyclase CdgB produces the protein METESEPYVRLATLRQLHQVMADMNTARSLADTLQTVADGVVTGLGYELACVNLVRPDGDLVVAALAGNSAAEALITGRVGSRTSWDRRLTMGEAWGDLRFIPHTEGWVLDEDDVPQWYTDGPAPRFEDEWHPSDRLFAPMYTASPSTGGSSHGELIGVLSVDRPRNGRRPGAWGREALQMYAFQAAIAISNARLRANMQRALVRLEREQQALRASEESFRQAFEYAPSGMAIAEMGGDQHGRILRTNDALCRLLGRPASAMRRYSFSDLVHPEDIGTLLRTSAEGGRAELRLGRRDGTYVWVHLRNSVVADAADGPRFLLTHVEDIEDRKRRELQLAHRASHDALTGLPNSAELRSRLGARLCRRPQSLPPGAVASLDAAYGHGEFAEPASGAYDENGHPAYDGNGHGFDFRAGAEAFEAFDHHVHTIAPEGETDDGAKGLAVLFCDLDGFKSINDRFGHNAGDEVLIEVARRLTHGVRDGDTVARLGGDEFVVLADGLGRADAQDLAVRLRNAIIPPIRVDGRAVRVGASFGIGWAHCGMTADEVLKSADERMYVEKRSRPKQHRRAG, from the coding sequence ATGGAGACCGAGTCGGAGCCCTACGTCCGTCTTGCGACCCTGCGGCAACTGCATCAGGTGATGGCGGACATGAACACCGCCCGCAGCCTGGCCGACACGCTGCAGACCGTCGCCGACGGCGTGGTCACCGGGCTCGGCTACGAGCTGGCGTGCGTGAACCTCGTACGCCCCGACGGCGATCTCGTCGTCGCCGCTCTCGCCGGGAACTCCGCCGCCGAAGCCCTCATCACCGGCCGCGTGGGCTCCCGTACCTCCTGGGACCGCCGGCTGACCATGGGCGAGGCCTGGGGCGACCTCCGGTTCATACCGCACACCGAGGGCTGGGTCCTCGACGAGGACGACGTGCCCCAGTGGTACACGGACGGTCCCGCGCCCCGCTTCGAGGACGAGTGGCACCCCTCCGACCGCCTCTTCGCGCCGATGTACACCGCGAGCCCCTCCACGGGCGGCAGCAGCCACGGCGAGCTGATCGGCGTGCTGTCCGTGGACCGGCCGCGCAACGGCCGCAGGCCGGGCGCCTGGGGCCGCGAAGCGCTCCAGATGTACGCCTTCCAGGCCGCCATCGCCATCAGCAACGCACGTCTACGCGCGAATATGCAGCGCGCGCTGGTCCGCCTCGAACGCGAGCAGCAGGCTCTGCGCGCCAGCGAGGAGTCCTTCCGGCAGGCCTTCGAGTACGCCCCGTCCGGCATGGCGATCGCGGAGATGGGCGGCGACCAGCACGGCCGCATCCTGCGCACCAACGACGCCCTGTGCCGGCTGCTCGGCCGGCCCGCCTCGGCGATGCGCCGCTACTCCTTCTCCGACCTCGTGCACCCCGAGGACATCGGCACCCTGCTGCGGACCTCCGCCGAGGGCGGCCGGGCCGAGCTGCGGCTCGGGCGGCGCGACGGCACGTACGTCTGGGTCCATCTGCGCAACTCCGTCGTCGCGGACGCCGCCGACGGCCCCCGCTTCCTGCTCACCCACGTCGAGGACATAGAGGACCGCAAGCGCCGGGAGCTCCAGCTCGCGCACCGCGCCTCGCACGACGCGCTCACCGGCCTGCCCAACTCCGCCGAGCTGCGCTCCCGACTCGGCGCCCGCCTCTGCCGGCGGCCGCAGTCCCTGCCGCCCGGCGCGGTTGCCTCGCTGGACGCGGCGTACGGGCACGGGGAGTTCGCGGAGCCTGCGTCCGGCGCGTACGACGAGAACGGCCACCCCGCCTACGACGGGAACGGGCACGGCTTCGACTTCCGCGCGGGTGCCGAGGCGTTCGAAGCCTTCGACCACCATGTGCACACCATCGCGCCGGAGGGTGAGACCGACGACGGGGCCAAGGGGCTCGCGGTGCTCTTCTGCGACCTCGACGGCTTCAAGTCGATCAACGACCGGTTCGGGCACAACGCGGGTGACGAGGTTCTCATCGAGGTCGCCCGGCGCCTCACCCACGGGGTCCGGGACGGCGACACGGTGGCCCGGCTCGGCGGTGACGAGTTCGTGGTCCTGGCCGACGGTCTCGGCCGGGCGGACGCCCAGGACCTGGCCGTGCGCCTGCGTAACGCGATCATCCCGCCCATCAGGGTGGACGGGCGGGCCGTCCGCGTGGGCGCGAGTTTCGGCATCGGCTGGGCACACTGCGGGATGACGGCGGACGAGGTGTTGAAATCCGCTGACGAACGGATGTACGTCGAGAAACGTTCTCGTCCCAAACAACACAGGCGTGCGGGATAA
- the otsB gene encoding trehalose-phosphatase: protein MGSHPESKDFSPAPVTPAGRDALEAILTRPTRTVVALDFDGTLAPIVPDPDRARAHPDAVPALSALAPKVASVAVVTGRPAGVAVRHGGFAGVPGLEHLVVLGHYGAERWDAVSGTVTAPAPHPGVAAVRAELPGFLDRIGAWQGTWIEEKGRAVAVHTRRAEDPQAAFEALREPLAELAGRHGLIVEPGRMVLELRPPGMDKGVALMEYVREVGAEAVLYAGDDLGDLPAFAAVEKLRSDGVPGLLVCSGSSEVGELADRADLVVDGPAGVVRLLAALAAHLG from the coding sequence ATGGGCAGCCATCCCGAATCCAAGGACTTCTCGCCGGCCCCGGTGACCCCCGCCGGGCGCGACGCTCTGGAAGCGATCCTCACCCGCCCCACCCGGACGGTCGTCGCGCTCGACTTCGACGGCACCCTCGCCCCCATCGTCCCCGACCCCGACCGGGCCCGCGCGCACCCCGACGCGGTCCCCGCGCTCTCCGCGCTGGCCCCCAAGGTCGCCTCCGTGGCCGTGGTCACCGGCCGTCCGGCCGGTGTGGCCGTGCGCCACGGCGGCTTCGCGGGCGTCCCCGGACTGGAGCACCTCGTCGTCCTCGGCCACTACGGCGCCGAGCGCTGGGACGCGGTGAGCGGCACGGTCACCGCCCCCGCCCCGCACCCCGGGGTGGCCGCCGTCCGTGCCGAACTGCCGGGTTTCCTCGACCGGATCGGCGCCTGGCAGGGCACCTGGATCGAGGAGAAGGGCCGCGCGGTCGCCGTGCACACGCGCCGCGCGGAGGACCCCCAGGCCGCCTTCGAGGCGCTCCGGGAGCCGCTGGCCGAACTGGCCGGCCGGCACGGCCTGATCGTCGAGCCGGGCCGCATGGTCCTGGAGCTGCGCCCGCCGGGCATGGACAAGGGCGTCGCCCTCATGGAGTACGTCCGGGAGGTCGGCGCCGAAGCCGTCCTCTACGCCGGTGACGACCTGGGCGACCTGCCCGCCTTCGCCGCCGTCGAGAAGCTCCGCTCCGACGGGGTCCCCGGACTCCTGGTGTGCAGCGGCAGCTCCGAGGTCGGCGAGCTCGCCGACCGGGCCGACCTGGTGGTGGACGGGCCCGCCGGGGTCGTCCGCCTGCTCGCGGCGCTGGCGGCCCACCTCGGCTGA
- a CDS encoding alpha,alpha-trehalose-phosphate synthase (UDP-forming): MASTHGAHRILVASNRGPITYEVREDGSLHARRGGGGLVSGLSAIGPDAGALWVCSALGDGDREAVARGVGEDGVRMLAIDAGVHADAYNGIANSVLWFVHHMLYQTPLEPVFDAEFRRQWASYRTYNRAFAEALAEEAAEGASVLVQDYHLCLVPGMLRELRPDLRIGHFSHTPWAPEDYFRMLPDDIRAELLDGMLGADRVAFLTWRWAAAFMRCAGEIDPERYRVTPPSDAPRAVEHLDGGPPRRTLVGVHGLGADAEFLRERSHRADVEERMAALREEIGEGRRTVVRVDRTELSKNIVRGMLAYRQLLEEHPEWRERVVHVAFAYPSRQDLAVYRDYTAEVQRVADEINSRYGTPGWTPVVLHVKDDFARSLAAYRLADVALVNPIRDGMNLVAKEVPVVSDEGCVLVLSREAGAYEELGEDAISVNPYDVIGTARALHEALTMQPGERAERTKRLAAAATALPPAQWFLDQLQALET, encoded by the coding sequence ATGGCTTCAACGCACGGTGCCCACCGGATTCTGGTCGCGTCCAACCGCGGCCCGATCACCTACGAGGTACGGGAGGACGGCTCGCTGCACGCCCGGCGCGGCGGCGGCGGCCTCGTCTCGGGACTCTCGGCGATCGGGCCCGACGCGGGCGCCCTATGGGTCTGCTCGGCCCTCGGCGACGGCGACCGGGAGGCCGTCGCGCGCGGAGTCGGCGAGGACGGCGTACGGATGCTGGCGATCGACGCCGGGGTGCACGCCGACGCGTACAACGGCATCGCCAACTCCGTGCTGTGGTTCGTCCACCACATGCTGTACCAGACCCCGCTGGAGCCGGTCTTCGACGCGGAGTTCCGGCGCCAGTGGGCGTCCTACCGGACCTACAACCGCGCCTTCGCCGAAGCGCTGGCCGAGGAGGCCGCCGAGGGCGCCTCGGTGCTGGTCCAGGACTACCACCTGTGCCTGGTGCCCGGGATGCTCCGCGAGCTGCGCCCCGACCTGCGCATCGGGCACTTCTCCCACACCCCGTGGGCGCCCGAGGACTACTTCCGGATGCTGCCCGACGACATCCGCGCGGAGCTGCTGGACGGCATGCTCGGCGCCGACCGGGTGGCGTTCCTGACCTGGCGGTGGGCGGCGGCCTTCATGCGCTGCGCGGGCGAGATCGACCCCGAGCGCTACCGCGTGACCCCGCCCTCGGACGCGCCGCGGGCGGTCGAGCACCTGGACGGCGGCCCGCCCCGCCGGACCCTCGTGGGCGTGCACGGCCTCGGCGCGGACGCCGAGTTCCTGCGCGAGCGCTCGCACCGGGCGGACGTCGAGGAACGGATGGCCGCGCTGCGCGAGGAGATCGGCGAGGGCCGCAGGACCGTCGTACGCGTCGACCGCACCGAGCTGTCCAAGAACATCGTGCGCGGAATGCTGGCGTACCGGCAGCTCCTCGAAGAGCACCCGGAGTGGCGCGAGCGGGTCGTCCACGTGGCGTTCGCCTACCCCTCGCGGCAGGACCTCGCGGTGTACCGGGACTACACGGCCGAGGTGCAGCGCGTCGCCGACGAGATCAACTCCCGGTACGGGACGCCCGGTTGGACCCCGGTGGTACTGCACGTCAAGGACGACTTCGCGCGCTCGCTGGCCGCGTACCGGCTGGCCGACGTCGCCCTCGTCAACCCCATCAGGGACGGCATGAACCTCGTCGCCAAGGAGGTCCCGGTCGTCTCCGACGAGGGCTGCGTGCTGGTGCTCTCGCGGGAGGCCGGGGCGTACGAGGAACTGGGCGAGGACGCGATCTCCGTGAACCCGTACGACGTGATCGGTACCGCGCGGGCGCTGCACGAGGCCCTGACCATGCAGCCGGGCGAACGCGCCGAACGCACCAAGCGGCTGGCCGCCGCGGCCACCGCACTCCCCCCGGCCCAGTGGTTCCTGGACCAGCTCCAGGCACTGGAGACCTGA
- a CDS encoding CBM35 domain-containing protein produces the protein MTPGNNGASTPEDDDPFGYLYADGQANGATPPSGGGGYGYPGSVNRVRAVGERKYGQQTAQGTYGQQTAPTAPYGQVPQQGGYGQPNAHYGAPETAPGGAQTARTPMPGHGDGGGRGRGPNTKGLLIGAVAVVAAVVIGIAVAMTGGGDDNKGGDQAGTTPSAAQSASPSVTTTKAPGAAVALPKTDAKTLNLSPGVTTATDVKGAKADGGVYVTGFNNVGASITWNVSGIDKAGKYTLDVNYGVPGKDGNATLTVNGKVQDRPLNLKNFANAPEGDYAKGWTNTWADITLNKGTNTIQISCAQGNQCDANFDQLWLEAGWK, from the coding sequence ATGACGCCCGGCAACAACGGCGCGAGCACGCCCGAGGACGACGACCCGTTCGGCTATCTGTACGCCGACGGGCAGGCCAACGGAGCCACGCCGCCCTCTGGAGGCGGCGGCTACGGCTACCCGGGCTCGGTCAACCGGGTGCGGGCGGTCGGCGAGCGCAAGTACGGCCAGCAGACCGCTCAGGGCACCTACGGCCAGCAGACCGCCCCCACCGCCCCCTACGGCCAGGTGCCGCAGCAGGGCGGCTACGGCCAGCCGAACGCCCACTACGGGGCCCCCGAGACCGCTCCCGGCGGCGCGCAGACGGCGCGGACGCCGATGCCCGGCCACGGTGACGGCGGTGGCCGCGGCCGCGGCCCCAACACCAAGGGCCTCCTCATCGGCGCGGTCGCCGTGGTCGCCGCCGTCGTGATCGGCATCGCCGTCGCCATGACGGGCGGCGGGGACGACAACAAGGGTGGCGACCAGGCGGGCACGACCCCGTCGGCCGCCCAGAGCGCGTCCCCGAGCGTGACGACGACGAAGGCGCCCGGCGCCGCCGTGGCGCTCCCCAAGACCGACGCGAAGACGCTGAACCTCAGCCCCGGCGTGACGACGGCGACCGACGTCAAGGGCGCCAAGGCGGACGGCGGGGTCTACGTCACCGGGTTCAACAACGTCGGCGCGTCCATCACCTGGAACGTGAGCGGTATCGACAAGGCCGGCAAGTACACGCTGGACGTCAACTACGGCGTGCCCGGCAAGGACGGCAACGCCACGCTCACCGTGAACGGCAAGGTCCAGGACCGCCCGCTCAACCTGAAGAACTTCGCCAACGCCCCGGAGGGCGACTACGCGAAGGGGTGGACGAACACCTGGGCGGACATCACTCTCAACAAGGGCACCAACACCATTCAGATCTCCTGCGCGCAGGGCAACCAGTGCGACGCGAACTTCGACCAGCTCTGGCTTGAAGCGGGCTGGAAGTAG
- a CDS encoding DUF3263 domain-containing protein has product MEELPARERSILALERRGFPGPGAKERAIREQLGLAPVRYYQLLNALLNDPRALAHDPVTVNRLRRVREARREER; this is encoded by the coding sequence ATGGAAGAGCTGCCCGCGCGCGAACGGAGCATCCTCGCGCTGGAGCGCCGCGGTTTCCCCGGCCCCGGTGCCAAGGAGCGCGCCATCCGCGAACAGCTTGGCCTCGCCCCGGTCCGCTACTACCAGTTGCTCAACGCGCTGCTGAACGACCCGAGGGCCCTGGCGCACGACCCCGTCACGGTGAACAGGCTGCGCCGGGTGCGGGAGGCCCGCCGGGAGGAGCGGTGA
- a CDS encoding ROK family protein, translating to MRHVIALDVGGTGMKAALVGVDSEPSAGRPDVPPPRTPGHPALLYQARRATGRERGPDAVVEDILDFAAELRAYGEEHFGESALAAGVAVPGIVDARNGIAVYAANLGWRDVPLRRLLGERLGGLPVALGHDVRTGGLAEGRIGAGQGADRFLFVPLGTGIAGAIGIDGGVEEGAHGFAGEIGHIVVRPGGAPCPCGQRGCLERFASAAAVSQAWAEASGDPEADAADCAKAVESGDPRAVAVWQEAVDALADGLVTALTLLDPRTLIIGGGLAEAGETLFTPLRAAVERRVTFQKLPSIVPAALGDTAGCLGAGLLARDLLNTTPTTPRR from the coding sequence GTGAGACATGTCATCGCCCTCGATGTGGGCGGCACCGGGATGAAGGCCGCCCTCGTCGGGGTGGACAGCGAGCCTTCCGCGGGCCGCCCCGACGTGCCGCCGCCGCGGACCCCCGGACACCCCGCGCTGCTGTACCAGGCCCGCCGGGCGACCGGCCGTGAGCGCGGCCCCGACGCCGTCGTCGAAGACATCCTCGACTTCGCCGCCGAACTGCGCGCCTACGGCGAGGAGCACTTCGGCGAGAGCGCCCTGGCCGCCGGTGTCGCCGTCCCCGGCATCGTCGACGCCAGGAACGGCATCGCGGTCTACGCCGCCAACCTCGGCTGGCGCGATGTCCCGCTGCGCCGGCTGCTCGGCGAACGGCTCGGCGGCCTGCCCGTCGCGCTCGGGCACGACGTACGCACCGGCGGGCTCGCGGAGGGCCGGATCGGCGCCGGGCAGGGAGCCGACCGCTTCCTCTTCGTCCCGCTCGGCACCGGCATCGCGGGTGCCATCGGCATCGACGGCGGCGTCGAGGAGGGCGCCCACGGCTTCGCGGGCGAGATCGGCCACATCGTCGTACGGCCGGGTGGGGCCCCGTGTCCGTGCGGGCAGCGCGGCTGTCTCGAACGGTTCGCCTCCGCGGCGGCCGTCAGCCAGGCCTGGGCCGAGGCGTCCGGCGATCCGGAGGCGGACGCGGCGGACTGCGCCAAGGCCGTCGAGTCCGGCGACCCGAGGGCGGTGGCCGTCTGGCAGGAGGCCGTCGACGCGCTCGCCGACGGCCTGGTCACCGCGCTCACCCTGCTGGACCCGCGCACCCTGATCATCGGTGGCGGGCTCGCCGAGGCGGGGGAAACCTTGTTCACACCGCTGCGGGCCGCGGTCGAACGACGCGTCACCTTCCAGAAACTGCCGTCGATCGTCCCCGCCGCCCTCGGGGACACCGCCGGATGCCTCGGTGCCGGGCTCCTCGCCCGGGACCTCCTGAACACCACTCCCACGACTCCCCGGAGGTAA
- a CDS encoding glucosyl-3-phosphoglycerate synthase produces the protein MLKEVESWLSTRSWSVTDRPLHRLMAAKRVTGSTVSVVLPALNEEETVGEIVAIIRHDLMQQVPLVDEIVVVDSGSTDRTSAVAAAAGARVVHRDDILPRIPAVPGKGEVLWRSLLVTSGDIVCFIDADLKEFSSDFVSGIVGPLLTDPGVDLVKAMYDRPMAGTGGQGGRVTELMARPLLNMHWPQLAGFVQPLGGEYAARRSLLEQLPFPVGYGVELGMLVDALHLVGLDALAQVDVGVRKHRHQDGQALGRMAAAIYRTAQLRLARGHLIRPALTQFERGRDGFQPRTYSVDTEERPPMTEISEYQRRRAA, from the coding sequence GTGCTGAAGGAAGTCGAAAGCTGGCTGAGCACACGCTCCTGGTCCGTGACCGACCGCCCGCTCCACAGGCTCATGGCCGCCAAACGCGTCACCGGGTCGACGGTCAGTGTCGTGCTGCCCGCGCTCAACGAGGAGGAGACGGTCGGCGAGATCGTCGCGATCATCCGCCACGACCTGATGCAGCAGGTGCCCCTCGTCGACGAGATCGTCGTCGTCGACTCGGGCTCCACGGACCGTACCTCCGCGGTCGCCGCCGCCGCGGGCGCGAGAGTCGTCCACCGCGACGACATCCTCCCGCGGATCCCCGCCGTGCCCGGCAAGGGCGAGGTGCTGTGGCGGTCGCTGCTCGTGACGAGCGGGGACATCGTCTGCTTCATCGACGCGGACCTCAAGGAGTTCTCGTCCGACTTCGTCTCCGGGATCGTGGGCCCGCTGCTCACCGATCCCGGCGTCGACCTCGTCAAGGCCATGTACGACCGCCCGATGGCCGGCACCGGCGGACAGGGCGGCCGGGTCACCGAGCTGATGGCCCGCCCCCTGCTGAACATGCACTGGCCGCAGCTCGCGGGCTTCGTCCAGCCGCTCGGCGGCGAGTACGCGGCCCGCCGCTCGCTGCTCGAACAGCTCCCGTTCCCGGTCGGCTACGGCGTCGAACTGGGCATGCTCGTCGACGCCCTGCACCTGGTGGGCCTGGACGCCCTCGCGCAGGTCGACGTCGGGGTGCGCAAACACCGCCACCAGGACGGCCAGGCACTGGGCCGGATGGCCGCCGCGATCTACCGCACCGCCCAGCTCCGGCTGGCCCGCGGCCACCTGATCCGCCCGGCCCTCACCCAGTTCGAGCGCGGCCGGGACGGTTTCCAGCCGCGTACGTACTCGGTGGACACGGAGGAAAGGCCGCCGATGACCGAAATCTCCGAGTACCAGCGGCGCAGGGCCGCGTAG
- a CDS encoding flavin reductase family protein: MSNDEFRDAMTRLAAGVVLVTAHEPALAADGPGGDDVGMTATAFMSVSLDPPLVLVSLREGSRMDDLLDEQPLWGVSVLSESQRHIAGRFAMKGRISDRLLFEDLPYVRGETTGALLMGGALATLECQTEQRIPAGDHTLVIGRVLTAHVPSADGGPLAYFKGRYRQLG; the protein is encoded by the coding sequence GTGAGCAACGACGAGTTCCGCGACGCCATGACCCGGCTGGCCGCGGGTGTGGTCCTGGTGACCGCGCACGAGCCCGCACTGGCCGCGGACGGACCGGGCGGTGACGACGTCGGCATGACCGCGACCGCGTTCATGTCCGTCTCCCTGGACCCGCCGCTCGTCCTGGTCAGCCTGCGCGAGGGCTCCCGGATGGACGACCTGCTCGACGAACAGCCCCTGTGGGGCGTCTCCGTGCTCTCCGAGAGCCAGCGCCACATCGCGGGCCGCTTCGCCATGAAGGGCCGCATCAGCGACCGGCTCCTCTTCGAGGACCTCCCGTACGTCCGCGGCGAGACGACCGGGGCGCTCCTGATGGGCGGCGCCCTCGCCACCCTGGAGTGCCAAACCGAGCAGCGGATTCCCGCGGGCGACCACACGCTCGTCATCGGCCGCGTCCTGACCGCCCATGTGCCGAGCGCCGACGGCGGCCCCCTGGCGTACTTCAAGGGCCGCTACCGGCAACTGGGCTGA
- a CDS encoding 1-phosphofructokinase family hexose kinase, translating to MILTVTLNTALDITYRVRALRPHSSHRVTEVTERPGGKGLNVGRVLAALGHEVTVTGFTGGATGRTVRDQLAATAGVVDALVPVEGSTRRTIAVVDTATGDTTQLNEPGPAITPAEWSAFQERYEHLLRSASAVALCGSLPPGVPVGAYAQLVRTARTLAVPVLLDTSGEPLRRGVAARPDIVKPNADELAELTGSHEPLQATRNARRRGAHTVVASLGAQGLLMVNAEGCWRAAPPRRVSGNPTGAGDSAVAGLLSGLVEHLPWPDRLARAAALSTATVLSPAAGEFDHATYENLLAEIAVTGDATAA from the coding sequence GTGATCCTCACGGTCACACTGAACACCGCTCTCGACATCACCTATCGCGTGCGGGCACTGCGGCCGCACAGCTCGCACCGGGTGACCGAGGTGACCGAACGGCCGGGCGGCAAGGGCCTGAACGTGGGGCGGGTGCTCGCCGCGCTCGGCCACGAGGTGACGGTCACCGGATTCACGGGCGGCGCGACCGGCCGCACGGTGCGCGACCAACTGGCCGCGACGGCCGGGGTGGTGGACGCGCTCGTCCCGGTGGAGGGATCGACGCGCCGCACCATAGCCGTGGTCGACACCGCGACCGGTGACACGACCCAGCTCAACGAACCGGGACCGGCGATAACCCCCGCCGAGTGGTCGGCCTTCCAGGAGAGGTACGAGCATCTGCTGCGCTCCGCCTCGGCGGTGGCCCTGTGCGGCAGCCTGCCCCCGGGCGTCCCGGTCGGCGCCTACGCCCAACTCGTCCGCACCGCGCGCACCTTGGCCGTCCCGGTACTGCTGGACACCAGCGGCGAGCCGCTGCGCCGGGGAGTCGCCGCCCGCCCCGACATCGTCAAGCCGAACGCCGACGAACTCGCCGAACTCACCGGCTCCCACGAACCACTCCAGGCCACCCGGAACGCCCGGCGGCGCGGCGCCCATACGGTCGTGGCCTCCCTGGGCGCCCAGGGCCTCCTCATGGTCAACGCGGAGGGCTGCTGGCGTGCCGCGCCACCCCGCCGTGTGTCCGGCAATCCCACCGGCGCGGGCGACTCCGCCGTGGCGGGCCTGCTGTCCGGCCTGGTGGAACACCTGCCGTGGCCGGACCGACTGGCCCGCGCCGCCGCCCTGTCCACGGCGACGGTGCTTTCGCCCGCGGCGGGCGAGTTCGACCACGCGACCTACGAGAACCTGCTGGCCGAGATCGCGGTGACAGGGGACGCGACGGCGGCGTGA